ATCGCCACCTTCGGCGAAGCGCTGGTGTCGTTCTCGTGGGCAGGCGCCGCCGGCCTCGCCGCCGCCGGCACCTGGCTCGCCGCCTTCAGCGCCGCGATCGCGCTGATCATTCTCGCCGTCGTCCGCGTCGTCAGCCCGCGCAAGGCCGAAGCCTAGTCGCACTCCACCCCGCTTGACCGCGACAGCGCACCGAGATAGTTAAGTGTATGCTTAACTATCAGACGACGCCGATCGACCGCATGTTCCACGCCCTCGCCGAGCCGACGCGCCGCCTGATGGTCGAGCGACTGTCGCGTGGACCCGCATCGGTGAGCGACCTCGCCAGGCCGTTCGCCATCTCGCTGCCGGCGATCGTCCAGCATCTCGCGGTGCTGGAGGAATCCGGGCTGGTGAAGAGCGAGAAGGTCGGCCGCGTCCGCACCTGTCGCCTCGAACCGAAGGGACTGCAGATGGCCGAACGCTGGATCAGCGAACGTCGGCAATTGTGGGAACGCCGCCTCGATCGGCTGGGCGAGTTCCTCGCTGCCGAAGACGAACCGAAGGGAAAAGGAAAATGACCGAACGCACCGCCACCCACTCCACGTTCGTGCTGGAGCGCGTCTATCCCGTCGCGCCGGCGCGCGTTTTCAACGCCTTCGCCGATCCCAAGGCCAAGGCGA
The sequence above is drawn from the Bauldia sp. genome and encodes:
- a CDS encoding metalloregulator ArsR/SmtB family transcription factor, which produces MLNYQTTPIDRMFHALAEPTRRLMVERLSRGPASVSDLARPFAISLPAIVQHLAVLEESGLVKSEKVGRVRTCRLEPKGLQMAERWISERRQLWERRLDRLGEFLAAEDEPKGKGK